The following is a genomic window from Egibacteraceae bacterium.
TGAGGTCGTAGGGCGAGAGCTCCAGGGTCACCCGGTCGCCCGGCAGGATCCTGATGTAGTGCTTGCGCATCTTGCCGGAGATGTGGCCGAGGACGCTGTGGCCGTTGTCGAGCTTCACCCGGAACATGGTGTTGGGCAGCGCCTCCTCGACGATGCCCTCGAGCTCCAGTGCAGCTTCCTTGGTCGAGCCGGCGCGCGCCTCGCGCTTGGCTCGGGTCTCGGCATCGGCCTGCCGACGGGACGGTGGCCTTCTCGTGCGTCGACGGGCCATGGTGAGTGCGCTTCCTTTGGGATTGACGGCGGGGTAAGCAGGTGCACGCAGGGCTGGCCATACAGGGCGCCCCTCGCGTGTCTTCACCCTAGAGGATACCGAGCAGGTGCGGCCGCATCAGCGGGCCCCGCGCCGGCGCCGCTTGCCCCCTCGGTCCGGCCCCCTGTACGGTGACGCCGCCGCAGTGCACGGGAAACCGGTGAGATTCCGGTGTGGTCCTCGCCACTGTGACCGGTGAGCGCGACGTCAATCCGCCACTGGGCCCCTCGGGGCCCGGGAAGGCGACGTCGGGCGATGACCCGGGAGCCAGGAGACCGGCTGCGGCGTGCAGTTGCGTATTCCTCGAGGCAAGGAAAGAAGGCTCATCGTGCTCACTCCCCCGTCCCTCCGCGTGCTCGCGCTCCTCCTCGTCGCTGCCCTTGGCGTGGTTGCCTGCGCCGACCGGCCGGTGGCCGACAGCCCCGACGCACCCTCCGATGAAGCCGCCGCCAGGGGCGCGCCGACGAGCAACGTCACCAGCGGCTGCGTGGACGACCCCCAGGCGGAGGCCGACTACTTCCCGGACAAGGTCGAGTTCGACGAGGCCACGGGCGTGGACGTCGCCTACTCGGCGAGCTACAAGACCATCGAGGTGACGCCTCCCGGTGACGGCGACCCGATCCGCTACGTCCTGCACCAGTGCGGCGCCCCGGAGCCAGTCCTGGACGATGCCCTGGCCGACGCCCAGGTCATCCAGGTGCCGGTCGACGACATCGTCAGCCTGACCACCACCAACCTGCCCCACCTCGACGAGCTCGATGCGGTCGACCGGCTGGTCGGTGTCGGCACCGCGGGCTTCGTCACCACCGAGTCGGTCCGGGAGCGCATCGCGGCGGGCGAAGTCGACGAGTTCGCCGACGCCGAGGGACAGCCCGACCTGGAACGCCTGGTGGCCGCCGCCCCCGGGCTGCTCGTGGTCGACGGCTTCGGCGACACGGTGGCCGACGACGTCGCCCGCTACACCGACGCCGGCA
Proteins encoded in this region:
- a CDS encoding ABC transporter substrate-binding protein, with protein sequence MLTPPSLRVLALLLVAALGVVACADRPVADSPDAPSDEAAARGAPTSNVTSGCVDDPQAEADYFPDKVEFDEATGVDVAYSASYKTIEVTPPGDGDPIRYVLHQCGAPEPVLDDALADAQVIQVPVDDIVSLTTTNLPHLDELDAVDRLVGVGTAGFVTTESVRERIAAGEVDEFADAEGQPDLERLVAAAPGLLVVDGFGDTVADDVARYTDAGIATVINADFNEQTLLGRAEWLKFTALFLNAEAEATAVYDDIAERYADVTDRVQTADEQPTVFVNTPFEGTWFTPGGASFLADAIADAGGEYVFADDDQTGGLQVDFETMLDAAADADVWIQAGSVTGSLDDLLAQDERFAQFQAFDDGAVWAYDLQVTEGGGNAVFETAYTRADLFLADLAKIFHPEAFEDHDFAFFGPVPAGG
- the infA gene encoding translation initiation factor IF-1 → MELEGIVEEALPNTMFRVKLDNGHSVLGHISGKMRKHYIRILPGDRVTLELSPYDLTRGRITYRYK